The stretch of DNA ATGCTttcatctttttcctttctttcttttattttgttttccttttataacTTGCTTGAGGCATACTTTCTCATCGAAAGTGGGGTGTCGAACAATATTAGTCGGTcaccttttttctctttttgttatttttcccaATTATGTAAAATGACCAAGTTGAACTTATATTTCTATAGAATTACAAAGTTACCCCTTTAAATATTCGGGGTGTTACTATAGTGGATCTTTTTAACTTATGGAGAGGATTTGGTGATACCTCACAAATTTAAGCAAAAACaaatatagaaattttgagGGCCGTGAACAGATGATGAAGGATATCACGACTTGCTTTCTGAACACTCTCCTCCTTTGGCAGCTTCCATGGATTTTAATGGGTTTAGTttgcatgattttcttgtatcttcttcttcttttttttttttttttttttaacttttagctagGCAACTTTCTTGTACTTTGCTTGTGCCATTTGCACTTATAATCAAATTCTTACTACTTATCAACAACAGCAACAACTATAATGATGATGATACAAATGCTGTGGTTAGGGTGCAACCTAGTGGTCAATGGGCGGGCTTGGGATGAGCTCTAGACTGAAACATCTTGGGTTTGATTCCACGCTACGTGTCACTTTGGATTACCTGGTACATTGTTCTGGCATGTTGGATCATGAATGGATTTACTTCTTATGGGTGGGTCTGAATGGCATGCCTTAGTGGGGTTCCCCATCCCCccctcaaaaaaataaatgcaattGTTGTGTTTGATTGATTATTCTATTGGATCTTAGGGTCTTATTTTGTCTGTGATTGCCTTCCTTTTGTGTTGAATTTGACCATATGgtatctaaaaaaaatcagGGAACCTTCCGAATAGCATTGTGGCGTGGGATAAAAGTTGCTGTGAAAAGGCTTGGGGAGGAAGTGATTCCTGATGAGGATAAAGTGTGGGTTGCTCATGGattggaaataattttcttttcattctttccCATATTTTTATGTCCTTTAAAGCGGTTGGTTTTTCACTCACAGGAGAGCCTTCAGGGATGAGCTTGCATTGCTTCAAAAGATACGGCATCCAAATGTAGTCCAATTTCTGGGTGCTGTGACTCAAACTAGTCCGATGATGATTGTCACAGAATATCTGCCCAAGGTTTGTCTATTCCTTGGTCCGTTGTCAGATATGGAGTTGTCTTTGCACTTTCCAATTACTGGCTGTTTCGTGGATTGTATACCCTTGTAAACCTTAGTTCGCATACACTGaatgttcttaattttttttttatcagtaaataagaattttattaaaataggcgaagccaagtacacgggacatatttTGAatgttcttatattttgaaaattttttgtgacTAGAAATTGTACCACCTGTAGTGATGCGTGTGTGTCTCTATCAGAGAGACAAAGGAATGAGTTGTCTTGTACATCATCCAAATTTGTTCTCTACCTGCCCTTATGAAAAGTGCATTGCTTGGGAAGTGGTTTTAGAAGGTTGGCAGTGGTGGTCTACAACATGGAGAGAATTTCATAAATTGGAGTGTCTAaaggaattattattatttttttttataagtaatgtgTAAACGAATTATAAAACAGCTTTATTCATAGGTGATTTATCAAAGGGGTTGGCCCGCTTGGTGACTACATAGGGTATTTGTAAATGACTTGAATCTATATGGGGGCATTATGAGAACTTAACACATCAAGCACCGGTTAGGAAGTTTTCATTTGTGACCATTTTCTTTGTTAGTAGCAGGCTAGAGACTCCTCTATTTTGGTGATTATCTGCCTGATTCGCTTTCTTAGATTTCAGTAGCTGTTGTTTATTCTCGTAATTGAATATCTCCTTTATTGAAACTGCACGATCTTAAATAAAGGCCTGCTATAATGGGCTAAAATTAAcgaatttctcaaactttccctGGGTTTCATTAGTTTATTTGATCTACcctaaatattttcactgtGGAAACTGGTAAGCGCATTGCATTTTTGCTTACTGCTGCACAGTGTGCCTGTTTGTCTTGGTTTCCTATCAGTTCTCGAATTTTGATTTGTTTCTAACATATGTATAGAATAAACTCCAAAAGATGTGTTTTACAAATACTGGTAGGGCCCCAACCATTTTTAACATGcaatgaatcttatatttaatttttttgtaaatccaAATTGCACTGATAAATCTATAGAACATACAGACCAGCACAATTAGAATTCTCCTTGAAATGGTGAAACCAATTGACAAATATGAATAGAagtaaaaaatgattatatgaatcctttataattaatttgccATTTGTGATGCAGGGAGATCTTTGCGCATTCTTGAGAAGAAAAGGGTCTCTAAAGCCAACAACAGCTGTGAGATTTGCCCTTGATATTGCAAGGTCTCTTACTTTTTTCTTATGCTCATTGAAGTGTGATAATGATGATAATTTTGCTTGTTCTGAATTGTTACTCATGATTACGTTAGCTATTTTAAtttcagaaatttttttgataggtattAATTCGAGAATTACAATTTATAGTATATAACTATGAGAAATTATGCTCTGAATTTTAGTTTAACTTGATGTTAAATAGGGGCTTGCGGCACTTGCTGGGCTGAGAAAAGCTGAAGACCAATGccttttttaaaattgtaccTTAACATCTTGATCTAAATGATGTAGAATAAGATGATAAAGAActaaaagaagaaattcttaGAGAACTGAATGAAGTAGAGAAATATGCTGATAGATTGAGCTTTTTTGCTGgattatttttcaacaaaagAGTGGaagtatttattttagattCTAATAATTTATGCCGCCTTATCAATTTCTTGTGGTCAGTGTTTTAGTGTCCGGACTTGactatctaattttttttgccTTCATAGAGGCACTTAGAATTGAGCCAAAATTCATTTTGGCATCTGACATATGGTTCTCAGAAATTCAATTTTTGTATCAAGATTGAAACTTTGATAGaatcatttgatttttgaaaagaaaaaagtttatttttaacaGAAAATTATACTACACTTAAGTTAAGCCTTTCGTGAGGTTTGAAGGTGGGAATGTCGATTGCATACTTTTAATCAATTATTGTATCCATAAGGTTGATACATGTTGATCAATTATATTTTCTGCTGGTTATTTTCTTCTTGATGTGAAAACAAGGAAAactaaagtttttttctttctttctcgtTTTGTATATTTTACAGTCACATTGTCTTTGGAAACTTTTCAGGGGAATGAATTATTTGCATGAGAATAAGCCAGCCCCGATAATTCATCGTGATCTTGAGCCTTCGTTAGTTTTCTTTAACTTGAACTCTCTTACCTGAATTTTGTTATGCACACTCCAAGATTagcattatttttctaattgaaAATCCTCCGACAAAATTAGCTGAAACTCTGGCATTTTTTTACATTGCTTACGAGTAAGATTTCAGAAATATATTGCGGGATGATTCTGGGCTCCTAAAAGTTGCCGATTTTGGAGTTAGCAAGTTGCTGACAGTTAAAGAAGATAGGCCTTTTACCTGTCAAGAAACTTCGGGTGAGTGGTCTTTTTGGTCAGAATATTTGCAGTTCTCAATGTAGTTTAGATCTTGCATAGCTATGATTTCCTTTGTAGAAAAATACAATATCTCCACAGCATTCACACCTGATGAGTTTTAGTTTCTCATTCAGCTTTGTTATTTGAAATGGACAGGCCGGTATGTGGCTCCAGAGGTCTTCAGAAATGAAGAATATGATACTAAAGTTGATGTATTCTCATTTGCTTTAATACTGCAAGAGGTAAGCTtgttttaaacttctaaaactTGAATATATTGTTAAAAATTTGCTGTTCCACATTAAGACCTACACCTACTTATAAATCCTGTTTCTTGTTTAATATTTGTCAATCATTTGGAATATTATTCTCAATATTCAGAAATACACAtgacctatcaaaaaaaaaaaaaaaaatcagaaatacaCATAAACCAAGGAGTCTTGGATGACTTAGCATATACATGCGAAGTAatcaaatttgattaaaaagtGCAAATGGTGCAACTTAATATACAAAAAGTATACAAGTGAAACACCTAACTTCTTGGAGAAGAAAAGATACCAGAAAATCTTGTAAGGTAAGTGGCAAAGCACATTGAAGTCTATAGAATCATAGATGTTGATCGGAGGTAGAGTGttgaagaagaaagttttgagCTACTTTGGTATTCGTCTGCGATCCTCAAAATTTCTACCATCTTTCCCTTCAAATACAGCATATGAGATTTGTAGGATCCATCTTTCACACAACTGCAATTTGTGGGCCACCGACTAACCCTCTCCAAGTGAAAAAGGTCAATTCTCTTATGGGCATGATCCAAGCCAAACTAACCCAATTGAAGAAGCCATTCCACAAGGCGTTAGCAATTGCGCAACGAAGTAAAATATGCTCAATTGATTCTTCACTTCTCTCACATGCAATATCAATCAATCAGAACAATACGTCTATTTATTAGATTCATGGTGAGAATCTTTCCTTGAGGCGCGGTCCAAGCAAAAAAACATAGATCTAGAAGGGACCTTAGTTTTCCAAATACTTTTCGGAGGAAATGTGCCCCAACTTGTGATTTGGAGGAAGTCATGACGCTGAGGTGCTAACCTCATGGATCACACACCGTAGGCGCAACGTGAAAGCAAGTGTGTGGAAGCATGTAACTTAAAAACGCAGCGGAGAATCATAAGGCAGTCTATAACTACGTAccagaaaattaaaatacaacccAACAAGAAATCCTTCATAAAGTTATTATAGTCATCCAGctgatcaaaataagaataaaaaatagaagtcCATCAACTACAATAGAAATAAACCCCAAGTCATCACTCCTCAGGTGGGGTCGGTCCATCATGCTCAAACTCgtcctctgcatcaaagtctactgAACCGTAGGCggaaacaccacaatgagatctCGCAATCTCAGCAAATAAAACCATAGGTCAACAACCAAGAATTCCAAACATGGGATGCATGCAACATACATGGGCAGCAATAATAAGAGATTATCCAAAATACCGTTTTTGTAACCTTTACCCAAGAATTTCTTCAATTAGAGCCACTACACGCCAAAAAATCTTGTTTACATACACAGGtgacatttattaaaattacgGTGTGCACCAATGTCTCCCCTAGGGACTATCCGCACATTCTGGCTCCCTTtatcacaccacgggtaacgatCGTGCgtgtgacttcgtaacgagtGATGTCCAGCTCTGCGGCCGACGTGTAACGTAACCAGAtatcctctagcccccgccagcAGAGTGGCCACGAAGTCGTGCCAAGAGCATTACTATCTTGGCCGAGCCCGCTATCGCCTAGTGATAGcctaggggacgtcactcagttttacatgctcccgagtgactagaggagctccatcgagataataCCTCATCTCGGCCTGGgatcgtgatacgcacgcacccagaATATATACTTTTGATCATTTGACACAAAAACCACCGTTTTACCGGTTTCACAGCACAACCATAGAACAAAGCACAATATTAATATCACGACAAgcaataacaattaaaaatgtaGATGCATGACAGACAgttattggatgacatggcaaTAGTACAATACAACAAACATCACAGATTTCACAGTTTCAAAGAATCAAGTTTTCCACAACTACAGGCGATTCCCAATGCTCCATCTGGCCCTCGACTAACAATCCAAAAACAACCACGACATTATATGCCAACACTTCACAGGGCCCTCGGCCACTTAACCAACCACAACTGCATAGAACACAGTTTTCTAGTGTTAGAAATCCAAGGGTCAATCTAGGTTTTTACTTACACCACGGAAGGCAATCTTGGAGGATTGAGTGTGCTGTCTAAGGTATCTCGTGTGTGAGTGCGTGTTGCTGCAAGATG from Juglans regia cultivar Chandler chromosome 4, Walnut 2.0, whole genome shotgun sequence encodes:
- the LOC109015232 gene encoding integrin-linked protein kinase 1-like isoform X3 → MELFKPVVRFTLGRQSSLAPDRHPKEEGSVTENEDGAEGIDPGVRLMYLANGGDLEGIRELLDSGVDVNFKDIDDRTALHVSACQGFTDLVALLLDRGAAVDVKDRWGSTPLADAIYYKNHDVINLLENRGAKRLMAPMHVKHAGEVPEYEIDHKELDFTNSVEITKGTFRIALWRGIKVAVKRLGEEVIPDEDKVRAFRDELALLQKIRHPNVVQFLGAVTQTSPMMIVTEYLPKGDLCAFLRRKGSLKPTTAVRFALDIARGMNYLHENKPAPIIHRDLEPSNILRDDSGLLKVADFGVSKLLTVKEDRPFTCQETSGRYVAPEVFRNEEYDTKVDVFSFALILQEA